The following coding sequences lie in one Thermosulfuriphilus ammonigenes genomic window:
- a CDS encoding radical SAM protein — protein MQYVFGPVKSRRLGLSLGVDLVPSKICSFDCLYCEVGRTTKLTCQRAPYISKEIIISQLKEVLKQVKDLDVITLTGSGEPTLNTELTSLLEEIRRLTSKPLCLLTNSSLFFLREVREAVTGFDILLPSLDAASQEAFLAINRPAPGLKIESIIEGLVQLRREFRGQIWLEVLLASGINDSPQELTRLSEALQAINPDKIQINTVVRPPADSRARPVAYQVLEEAQNIFGPRAEIIVAKNRVARARSHIPPEEAVMEFLRRRPADVQELAMALGYSPGEVEKLIEALTTSGRLKAYPFSGRCFYRLS, from the coding sequence ATGCAATATGTCTTTGGCCCGGTGAAATCCAGACGTCTGGGGCTTTCTCTGGGGGTGGACCTGGTCCCCAGTAAGATCTGCTCCTTTGATTGTCTTTATTGCGAGGTAGGACGCACCACCAAACTTACCTGTCAACGGGCCCCTTACATCTCCAAAGAGATTATAATTAGCCAGCTAAAAGAAGTCCTCAAGCAGGTAAAGGACCTGGATGTCATTACCCTCACCGGCTCTGGAGAACCTACTCTCAACACAGAACTGACCTCACTGCTAGAAGAGATTCGTCGGCTGACCTCAAAACCACTATGTCTTTTGACCAACAGCTCCCTGTTTTTTTTAAGGGAGGTTCGTGAGGCTGTAACGGGGTTTGATATCCTGCTCCCCAGCCTGGATGCTGCCAGCCAAGAGGCTTTTTTGGCCATAAACCGCCCGGCACCTGGCTTGAAGATCGAATCTATCATCGAGGGGCTTGTTCAGCTGCGAAGAGAGTTCCGGGGGCAAATCTGGCTGGAGGTTCTTCTGGCCTCTGGGATTAACGATTCTCCGCAAGAGCTCACAAGGCTCTCCGAGGCCCTCCAAGCTATAAATCCAGACAAGATACAGATAAATACCGTAGTCCGCCCTCCGGCTGATTCTCGAGCCAGGCCCGTAGCCTATCAAGTGCTTGAGGAGGCCCAGAACATCTTCGGCCCTCGAGCTGAAATCATCGTCGCCAAAAATCGAGTGGCTCGGGCCAGAAGCCACATCCCCCCGGAGGAAGCCGTAATGGAGTTTTTGCGCCGCCGGCCTGCCGATGTTCAGGAGCTGGCCATGGCTCTGGGTTATTCACCGGGCGAGGTAGAAAAACTCATCGAGGCCCTAACAACTTCAGGGCGCTTAAAAGCCTATCCTTTTTCCGGTCGATGCTTTTACCGTCTCTCCTAA
- a CDS encoding acyl-CoA dehydratase activase, translating to MGNLHIGLDVGSGGAKIVVLDDQAQILFEDYRRTHGQPIQTANAMLKEMEEAIGEANFTITCTGTAGKFLARLLGVNFINEVICHTKGVEFFHPEARTIIDIGGEDSKLIFVGHGQDGRFYIEDFALNTMCAAGTGAFLDQQAARLGYSIEEFSRLALKAKTIPRIAGRCTVFAKSDMIHLQQAAVPDYEIIAGLCFAIVRNLKSNIAKGRRIRPPLVFQGGVAANYGVRRAFVEIFHLKDGELIIPKHFATMGAIGAALHSLEQASWASPYPGRKPLMDYLSGTREKTKRFPPLKSPQGRPRTFSSQDEAPSGPIEAYLGIDVGSVSTKVVIIDKNLRLLAKKYLYSSGRPLEAIKEALEAISRDLPPEVEICGVGTTGSGRYLTGDFVGADIIRNEITAQATAAAAVDPEVDTIIEIGGQDSKFIRLERGTIVDFNMNKACAAGTGSFLEEQAVRLGISIEDFGRLALKSQAPVKMGERCTVFMQSDLVHYQQRGIPKEDLCAGLCYAIVYNYLTKVVEKRPLGRKVFYQGATALNPGVVAAFEAVLGQEVIVPPHNEVTGAIGVAILAMRERNWAKSRFRGFDLSKVSYEISSFECQACPNCCEIRKVSIEGRPPLFYGGRCEKYETKRITKQEAIPDLVSEREALLLSYLDQDTEGKVIGIPRTLFFLEWLPFFATLFQELGYRVVVSGPTNKRLVARGIESMVNETCFPIKVAHGHVIDLIEQGIKTIFLPQISDLPSGHPRLPSGHVCPYCQSLAWTIHAAVDFNAHGVKVIQPVLHFGDKKTLAGDLRQLAKMLKLRPARVEKAARKAFEAQKDFWNRLKKRGQEILNGLKDGEKAIVIVGRPYNALDPGSNLYIHKKLLDLGVKAIPIDFLPLDEINQDLDEIAQVYWRYGQKILSAAVFCREHPALFPIFITNFACGPDSFILHFFKDHLGDKPFLELEIDEHSADAGVLTRIEAFLDSLGEARTGKRPEKRPRRQPRPTDGRILYVPYMCDHSHSLAAAFRACGLEAQVLPVSDEEALRLGREYTSGKECYPAVLTTGDMIKMTRQKEFDPDRAAFFMPSGTGPCRFGQYNRLHRAILDELGYSSVPIYSPNQSYTLYEEMGMVGKDFTRLAWQGVVAVDVLDKMRREIRPYETAAGMTDQCYQHYLERICQAIEKREDLVAVLMEAREAFEHIPASGRGKRPIVGIVGEIYTRANDFANENIIRTLEALGAEVWTPTISEWILYVNFTAKRRARRHNQWRHYAKLLIEHKVQVSDEKRFEQVVEGLVRSVPEPDAAELVEWASAYVSPEFEGEAILSVGKSLDYILRGVHGIVNVIPFTCMPGAIAAALLKRLKEEHQNIPCITLAYDGQRETTTITRLEAFIYQVNQFRERRLRAAA from the coding sequence ATGGGGAATCTTCACATCGGTCTTGATGTCGGCTCTGGCGGGGCCAAGATCGTTGTTCTTGATGACCAGGCCCAAATTCTCTTTGAGGATTATCGCCGCACCCATGGTCAGCCCATTCAGACGGCAAATGCCATGCTTAAAGAGATGGAAGAGGCCATTGGCGAAGCAAATTTTACCATTACCTGTACCGGTACCGCCGGGAAATTTCTGGCCCGACTCTTAGGGGTCAACTTTATAAACGAGGTTATCTGTCATACCAAAGGAGTGGAGTTCTTTCATCCCGAGGCCCGGACCATTATTGATATTGGTGGCGAGGATTCTAAGCTCATCTTTGTTGGTCATGGTCAGGACGGCCGCTTTTATATTGAAGACTTTGCCCTCAATACCATGTGTGCCGCGGGCACAGGGGCCTTTCTTGACCAACAGGCCGCCCGTTTAGGTTATTCTATAGAGGAATTTAGCCGGTTGGCCTTAAAGGCTAAGACTATCCCCCGAATCGCCGGTCGCTGCACGGTCTTCGCTAAGTCAGACATGATTCATCTCCAGCAGGCCGCTGTTCCCGACTATGAGATTATTGCCGGTCTATGTTTTGCCATTGTTCGTAACTTAAAGAGCAATATTGCCAAAGGTCGGCGTATCCGGCCTCCCCTTGTCTTCCAGGGAGGGGTGGCGGCCAATTATGGGGTGCGCCGGGCCTTTGTAGAGATTTTTCATCTCAAAGACGGTGAACTAATTATCCCTAAACACTTTGCTACTATGGGGGCTATCGGGGCTGCCCTTCACTCTCTGGAACAGGCCTCTTGGGCCAGCCCCTATCCAGGGCGTAAGCCTCTTATGGACTATCTCTCGGGAACCCGGGAGAAGACTAAACGGTTCCCCCCTCTTAAGTCACCTCAGGGACGTCCCCGGACTTTCTCCTCTCAGGATGAGGCCCCATCTGGCCCCATTGAGGCCTATCTTGGTATAGACGTAGGTTCTGTTTCCACCAAGGTGGTGATTATCGACAAAAATCTTCGGCTCTTAGCCAAGAAGTACCTTTACTCTTCTGGAAGGCCTCTTGAGGCCATTAAAGAGGCCTTAGAGGCCATTTCCCGGGATCTTCCCCCAGAGGTAGAGATTTGCGGGGTGGGCACCACTGGTTCGGGGCGTTATCTAACGGGGGATTTTGTTGGAGCTGATATTATTCGTAATGAGATCACAGCCCAGGCCACAGCAGCCGCAGCCGTAGATCCCGAAGTGGACACCATTATCGAGATCGGGGGGCAGGATTCGAAATTCATCCGTCTGGAGAGAGGAACTATAGTAGACTTTAACATGAACAAGGCCTGCGCTGCTGGAACCGGTTCCTTCCTTGAAGAGCAAGCCGTCCGACTGGGTATTTCGATTGAAGACTTTGGCAGATTGGCCTTAAAAAGTCAGGCTCCGGTGAAGATGGGGGAACGGTGTACAGTCTTTATGCAGAGTGACCTTGTCCATTATCAACAGCGAGGCATCCCTAAGGAGGACCTTTGTGCCGGTCTTTGTTACGCCATTGTCTATAACTACCTTACTAAGGTGGTGGAAAAGCGTCCCCTTGGTCGGAAGGTCTTTTATCAGGGGGCCACGGCCCTTAATCCTGGTGTAGTGGCCGCCTTTGAGGCTGTGCTGGGGCAAGAAGTGATTGTTCCACCCCATAACGAGGTTACCGGGGCCATCGGGGTGGCCATATTGGCTATGCGAGAGCGAAACTGGGCGAAGAGTCGTTTTCGGGGGTTTGATCTCTCTAAGGTCTCTTATGAGATCTCCTCTTTTGAATGCCAGGCCTGCCCCAATTGCTGTGAAATCAGGAAGGTCTCCATAGAGGGCCGGCCGCCACTCTTTTATGGAGGGCGGTGCGAAAAGTACGAAACCAAGCGGATCACCAAACAAGAAGCTATCCCTGATCTGGTAAGCGAGAGGGAGGCCCTCCTTCTCTCTTATCTTGACCAGGACACGGAAGGGAAAGTAATCGGGATTCCTAGGACTCTTTTCTTTTTAGAGTGGCTACCCTTTTTTGCCACCTTGTTTCAGGAGCTGGGATACCGAGTAGTGGTCTCTGGGCCTACCAACAAGCGCCTGGTAGCTCGAGGAATCGAATCCATGGTGAATGAAACCTGTTTCCCTATCAAGGTGGCCCATGGCCACGTGATTGATCTCATCGAACAGGGAATAAAGACCATCTTTTTACCCCAGATAAGTGATCTTCCTTCAGGTCATCCCCGGCTGCCTTCCGGACATGTCTGTCCCTATTGTCAGAGTCTGGCTTGGACTATCCATGCGGCGGTGGACTTCAACGCCCACGGAGTTAAGGTTATTCAGCCGGTGCTTCATTTTGGTGATAAAAAGACCCTGGCTGGTGATCTCCGGCAACTGGCCAAAATGCTCAAATTAAGGCCGGCCAGGGTGGAAAAGGCGGCTCGAAAGGCCTTTGAGGCTCAGAAAGATTTCTGGAACCGTCTGAAGAAAAGGGGCCAGGAGATTCTTAACGGTCTTAAAGATGGAGAGAAGGCTATAGTGATTGTTGGGCGGCCTTATAATGCCCTTGACCCCGGATCAAATCTTTATATTCACAAGAAACTTCTTGATCTGGGAGTCAAAGCCATCCCGATCGACTTTTTGCCTCTTGATGAGATCAACCAAGATTTAGATGAAATTGCCCAGGTCTATTGGCGTTATGGGCAAAAGATCCTCTCGGCGGCCGTTTTCTGCCGGGAGCATCCGGCCCTCTTCCCCATCTTCATTACCAACTTTGCCTGTGGTCCAGACTCCTTTATCCTTCATTTCTTCAAAGATCACCTAGGTGATAAGCCCTTTCTTGAACTGGAAATAGATGAACATTCAGCCGATGCTGGAGTCCTTACCCGCATCGAGGCCTTTTTGGACAGCCTGGGTGAGGCCCGGACAGGCAAGCGTCCTGAAAAAAGGCCCAGACGTCAGCCCCGACCCACCGATGGCCGGATCCTCTATGTTCCCTATATGTGTGATCATTCTCACTCTTTGGCGGCGGCCTTTAGGGCCTGTGGCCTTGAGGCCCAGGTGCTCCCGGTATCCGATGAAGAGGCCCTGCGTCTGGGTCGGGAGTATACTTCAGGTAAGGAATGTTATCCGGCCGTTCTTACCACCGGTGACATGATAAAAATGACTCGTCAGAAGGAGTTTGATCCTGATCGGGCGGCCTTTTTTATGCCGTCAGGGACAGGTCCCTGCCGCTTTGGTCAGTATAATCGGCTTCATCGAGCCATCCTGGATGAGTTGGGCTACTCTTCTGTACCCATCTACTCTCCTAATCAGAGCTACACCCTTTATGAAGAGATGGGTATGGTGGGTAAGGACTTTACCCGCTTAGCCTGGCAGGGTGTGGTAGCTGTGGATGTCCTGGACAAAATGCGGCGGGAGATCAGACCGTATGAGACCGCGGCCGGGATGACTGATCAATGCTACCAACATTATTTAGAGCGGATATGCCAGGCCATTGAGAAGCGAGAGGATCTGGTGGCTGTACTTATGGAGGCCAGGGAGGCCTTTGAACATATTCCTGCCTCCGGTCGCGGCAAACGGCCCATTGTGGGGATCGTCGGAGAGATCTACACCAGGGCCAATGACTTTGCCAATGAAAACATCATTCGGACTTTAGAGGCTTTGGGGGCCGAAGTCTGGACTCCAACCATCTCAGAGTGGATTCTTTACGTAAACTTTACGGCCAAACGCCGGGCCAGGAGACATAATCAGTGGCGTCACTACGCCAAACTTCTTATCGAGCACAAGGTGCAGGTAAGTGATGAAAAACGATTCGAGCAGGTGGTAGAAGGCCTGGTGCGTTCAGTGCCAGAGCCTGATGCCGCTGAGCTGGTGGAATGGGCCAGTGCCTACGTGAGCCCGGAGTTTGAGGGAGAGGCCATTTTGTCGGTAGGAAAATCCCTGGATTATATCCTCCGGGGAGTCCACGGTATTGTTAATGTCATTCCTTTTACCTGCATGCCCGGGGCCATTGCCGCCGCCCTGCTTAAACGTCTTAAGGAGGAGCATCAAAACATTCCCTGCATTACTCTGGCCTACGATGGTCAGCGGGAGACAACTACTATCACTAGGTTGGAGGCCTTCATCTACCAGGTAAACCAGTTTCGCGAAAGGCGTCTGAGAGCGGCGGCGTAA
- a CDS encoding Rne/Rng family ribonuclease has translation MAKEGRRSKPKKVVLINADQPEEIRVALVEDGRLEAFDLETIVREHTRGNIYKGRIVNIEPSLQAVFVDIGSRRNAYLSFDEIHPEYYGYAAVNKGGRSRLSEFLEVGQEILVQIVKEETPTKGANVTTYLAIPGRYTVLMPGNSATGVSRKIEDEAERKRLKEIILSFDLPEGVGAVVRTASAGVPKREIHKDLRYLLRLWREIKRRAATMEPPALLYKDQDVIIRFLRDYLTADVSEILVDSKEAYKKVKDFLKIISPRQSKVVRLFRKRQPIFSLYGLEEQIESIYQPKVELPSGGTLIIEPTEALVAIDVNSGKNIQGENLEEVSFKTNLEAAGEIARQLRLRDLGGLIVIDFIDMKNPRHRREVEKHLRESLKKDRAKVDMTRISKFGVLELARQKLKAPIVWGSHRLCPYCRGEGMIRTVETLALSHLRRLRAKMASSGPALFRLTVPSEVAFYLLNRKRKELLELEEEYQGHIEIEASKEMFPEDGKIDTFPLT, from the coding sequence ATGGCCAAGGAGGGCCGTCGAAGTAAGCCCAAGAAGGTTGTCCTCATTAATGCCGACCAACCGGAGGAGATCCGGGTGGCCCTGGTGGAGGACGGCCGTCTGGAGGCCTTTGATCTGGAAACAATAGTCCGGGAACATACCCGGGGCAACATCTACAAGGGCCGGATTGTTAATATCGAGCCCAGCCTTCAGGCCGTTTTTGTGGATATTGGTAGCCGACGAAATGCCTATCTGTCTTTTGATGAGATTCACCCTGAGTACTACGGTTATGCGGCGGTAAATAAGGGGGGACGCAGTCGCCTCTCAGAATTTCTGGAAGTAGGCCAGGAGATTCTGGTTCAGATAGTTAAGGAAGAGACACCTACCAAGGGGGCCAATGTAACCACTTATCTGGCCATACCCGGACGTTATACCGTACTTATGCCCGGAAATTCGGCCACCGGGGTCTCTCGTAAAATTGAAGACGAGGCTGAAAGGAAAAGACTAAAAGAGATTATTCTCTCCTTTGATCTTCCAGAGGGAGTAGGGGCAGTAGTCCGGACAGCCAGTGCCGGGGTGCCAAAGAGAGAGATACATAAAGATCTCCGTTATCTTCTACGGCTTTGGCGAGAGATTAAACGTCGGGCGGCCACCATGGAGCCCCCGGCGCTTCTTTACAAGGATCAAGACGTTATCATTCGCTTTCTGCGAGATTATCTGACCGCTGATGTAAGCGAGATCCTGGTGGATAGCAAAGAGGCCTACAAAAAGGTCAAGGACTTTCTCAAAATAATCTCTCCTCGTCAGAGCAAGGTGGTGCGTCTCTTTCGCAAAAGGCAGCCCATTTTCAGCCTCTACGGACTTGAAGAGCAAATCGAAAGTATTTACCAGCCTAAAGTAGAGCTTCCCTCCGGAGGCACCCTAATCATTGAACCTACAGAGGCCCTGGTGGCCATTGATGTCAATTCAGGCAAAAACATCCAGGGTGAAAATCTGGAGGAGGTATCCTTTAAGACCAATCTGGAAGCGGCCGGGGAGATTGCCCGCCAGTTACGGCTTCGAGATCTGGGGGGGTTAATTGTCATTGATTTCATCGATATGAAGAACCCTCGCCATCGTCGAGAAGTGGAGAAACATCTGCGAGAGAGCCTCAAAAAAGATCGGGCCAAGGTGGATATGACCAGGATCTCCAAGTTTGGAGTCTTGGAACTGGCTCGACAAAAGCTTAAGGCCCCCATTGTCTGGGGAAGCCACCGTCTGTGCCCATATTGTCGAGGTGAGGGAATGATTCGGACTGTGGAAACCCTGGCCCTTTCTCATCTACGGCGATTGCGGGCCAAAATGGCCAGCAGTGGTCCGGCCCTGTTCCGTCTGACCGTTCCTTCTGAGGTCGCCTTTTACCTTCTTAACCGCAAAAGGAAAGAACTTCTTGAGTTAGAAGAAGAATACCAGGGCCACATTGAGATAGAGGCCTCAAAGGAGATGTTCCCTGAAGATGGAAAAATAGATACCTTTCCCCTGACCTGA
- a CDS encoding TIGR00730 family Rossman fold protein, with the protein MSEEDRLNQYVLNGLHARECWRLFRIIAEFVDGFEVLPHYYPAVTLFGSTRVKPDHPYYQKAEEVARLLVKEGFSVLTGGGPGIMEAANKGAAEAGGNSIGLNIKLPMEQQPNPYSNVKLEFRYFFVRKVMMVKYAVAFVCFPGGFGTMDELFEAVTLVQTHKIRPVPVVIVGSDYWAGLFEWLKKRVLEEGMISPEDMDIVQLLDDPTEIVRFIKDRAILKTEHYLRQKVWG; encoded by the coding sequence ATGTCTGAAGAAGATCGTCTCAATCAATATGTCCTAAATGGACTTCACGCTCGGGAGTGCTGGCGTCTTTTTCGGATTATTGCCGAGTTTGTAGATGGCTTTGAGGTCCTGCCCCATTACTATCCCGCCGTAACCCTTTTTGGATCTACCAGGGTAAAACCCGACCATCCTTATTATCAAAAGGCCGAGGAAGTAGCGCGCCTTCTGGTAAAAGAGGGGTTTTCTGTCCTTACCGGCGGTGGCCCTGGAATCATGGAGGCCGCCAACAAGGGCGCAGCTGAGGCTGGGGGCAATAGTATAGGCCTTAACATCAAGCTCCCCATGGAACAACAGCCCAATCCTTACTCCAACGTCAAACTGGAGTTTCGCTATTTCTTTGTCCGCAAGGTGATGATGGTCAAGTACGCCGTGGCCTTTGTCTGTTTCCCTGGTGGCTTTGGTACTATGGACGAACTCTTTGAGGCGGTCACTTTGGTTCAAACCCATAAGATCAGACCCGTTCCAGTAGTCATCGTTGGCAGTGACTATTGGGCTGGTCTCTTTGAGTGGTTGAAAAAGAGGGTGCTTGAGGAAGGAATGATTTCTCCAGAAGATATGGACATCGTCCAACTCCTTGATGACCCCACGGAGATTGTCCGTTTCATAAAGGATCGGGCCATCCTTAAGACAGAACACTATCTACGACAAAAGGTCTGGGGATAA
- the recO gene encoding DNA repair protein RecO, with protein sequence MVLDVRSLMHRITRSLVLSGSDFGESDRIITLFSRSLGKVTVIAKGAKRSQKRFVNTLESPGLIRAVIRRGRGSLPLLEAADLLDPFPGIRQSWRSFALASLWLEVTERLLKPGLKEPELFDLLALVLSGLNRGLAPERLHLFFLLRTLIVAGFGPELWGCRRCQKRVEGKQAYFSPEDGGLICLRCYQGGAHSLPWPLLKYLRDLARASLWPIEALNIDFRLLRHGERLLETMLFRILGERPVAFKVYKDLCEEEYITSDGEPGLRRNNV encoded by the coding sequence GTGGTCCTAGATGTCAGATCCCTCATGCATCGAATAACTAGATCTTTGGTTTTAAGTGGTAGTGATTTCGGAGAAAGTGATCGAATAATCACCCTCTTTAGTCGCAGTTTAGGCAAGGTAACCGTTATAGCGAAAGGGGCCAAAAGGAGCCAAAAACGTTTTGTCAATACTCTAGAGAGCCCGGGGTTAATTCGGGCCGTTATCAGACGTGGTCGAGGGAGCCTGCCTCTCCTTGAGGCCGCCGATCTTCTTGATCCCTTCCCCGGTATCCGCCAGAGTTGGCGGTCCTTTGCTCTGGCCTCCTTGTGGCTGGAAGTCACCGAAAGGCTTTTAAAACCAGGCCTGAAGGAGCCGGAGCTATTTGATCTTCTGGCTCTGGTTCTCTCTGGTCTTAATCGGGGGCTTGCTCCGGAAAGACTCCATCTTTTTTTTCTGCTCCGGACGCTTATAGTGGCCGGGTTCGGACCAGAGCTTTGGGGCTGCCGGCGTTGCCAAAAAAGAGTAGAGGGTAAGCAGGCCTACTTTAGCCCTGAAGACGGTGGCCTTATCTGTCTTCGATGTTATCAGGGAGGGGCCCACTCCCTACCCTGGCCCCTTCTCAAATATCTTCGGGATCTAGCCCGGGCTTCCCTCTGGCCTATTGAGGCATTAAATATAGATTTCCGCCTCCTCAGGCACGGAGAGCGGCTGCTTGAGACCATGCTTTTTAGGATCTTGGGAGAGCGTCCGGTGGCCTTTAAGGTCTATAAGGATCTGTGCGAAGAAGAATATATAACCTCCGATGGAGAACCTGGATTGAGGAGGAACAATGTCTGA
- a CDS encoding helix-turn-helix domain-containing protein has protein sequence MAKETFGEYLKRERELRGISLETIAEETKISVSILAAIEAEDWGKLPAQVFVRGFIRNYAQVIGLDPNEVILRYETLANPPKEEEDDEYVVQISGDEEKVSLGSRSKKWLWLVVILVVIVVAFVLGFRLWQTKKMSPIVPEATSSQIPQRLNDKADLLISPSPPELPPEEEFTLPTTVLPLIQNLGPHNQICAPEGFGGPRCQIPHASNN, from the coding sequence ATGGCCAAAGAGACTTTTGGTGAATATCTAAAACGAGAAAGGGAGCTGCGGGGCATAAGCCTTGAGACCATTGCTGAAGAGACCAAAATTTCGGTCTCCATTCTGGCAGCAATTGAGGCTGAGGATTGGGGTAAGCTACCGGCTCAGGTCTTTGTCCGGGGTTTTATCCGCAATTATGCCCAGGTAATTGGCCTTGATCCCAACGAAGTCATTCTTCGTTATGAGACCTTGGCCAACCCTCCCAAAGAGGAGGAAGATGACGAATACGTTGTCCAAATCTCAGGAGATGAAGAAAAGGTCTCCCTAGGGTCCAGATCCAAAAAATGGCTCTGGCTTGTAGTCATCCTGGTAGTTATCGTTGTTGCCTTTGTCCTTGGTTTTCGGCTCTGGCAGACCAAAAAGATGTCTCCTATCGTCCCTGAGGCCACTAGTTCTCAAATTCCTCAAAGGTTAAACGATAAAGCCGATCTTCTGATATCTCCTTCACCTCCTGAACTTCCGCCGGAGGAGGAATTCACACTCCCCACCACTGTTCTCCCTCTTATTCAGAATTTAGGGCCTCACAATCAGATTTGCGCCCCCGAGGGCTTTGGTGGTCCTAGATGTCAGATCCCTCATGCATCGAATAACTAG
- a CDS encoding SurA N-terminal domain-containing protein: MLGIKRMWHQRIIFSTWWLWIVLLWPFPSSAKVVDRVVAVVNDQVITLSELDQAAAPYYQKFLSRSIDPTEREALLERIRHQVLQQLIDEELTREEAKRLGIKVTPAEIESAMENMARENGLTLSEFQERLKAQGIDPQEYRQRLADQLLRLKLVNVQVKGRIVVTDEEIKEYWKKHYVSGHKRFFLQQIGFLVRNPSEEKKKMAKAQAALKELEKGVPFAEVARRYSELPTAKDGGDLGYFDLKDLSPEVREVVKTLTPGEYSGIIKGPGIIQIIRLKALDEEVKKPLSAVKDEIRRKLYQEKVDQRFKQWLKELRSQSYIEVLL; the protein is encoded by the coding sequence ATGTTAGGCATTAAAAGAATGTGGCATCAGAGGATCATATTTAGCACTTGGTGGCTGTGGATCGTTCTCCTGTGGCCATTTCCTTCTTCGGCCAAAGTGGTGGACCGGGTGGTGGCTGTGGTTAATGATCAGGTTATCACCCTCTCAGAGCTTGACCAGGCTGCCGCACCCTACTACCAAAAGTTTCTCTCCCGGAGCATTGACCCAACTGAAAGGGAAGCTTTGTTAGAAAGGATCCGCCATCAGGTTCTCCAGCAACTCATAGATGAGGAGCTGACTCGAGAAGAGGCCAAACGTCTAGGGATTAAGGTAACCCCGGCCGAGATTGAATCAGCCATGGAGAACATGGCCCGAGAAAACGGTTTAACTCTTTCCGAATTTCAAGAACGCCTTAAGGCCCAAGGAATTGATCCTCAGGAGTATCGCCAACGCTTGGCCGATCAGCTTCTCCGTCTCAAGTTGGTTAATGTTCAAGTAAAGGGGCGAATTGTAGTCACCGATGAAGAGATTAAAGAATACTGGAAAAAACATTACGTTAGCGGACATAAACGCTTTTTTCTTCAACAAATAGGCTTTTTGGTCCGGAATCCTTCGGAGGAAAAGAAAAAAATGGCCAAGGCCCAGGCAGCCTTGAAAGAACTAGAAAAGGGGGTTCCCTTCGCCGAGGTGGCTCGTCGCTACTCTGAACTCCCCACGGCCAAAGACGGAGGAGATCTGGGTTACTTTGACCTCAAGGATCTCTCCCCTGAGGTCCGAGAAGTGGTCAAAACCCTCACTCCGGGAGAATACTCCGGAATTATAAAGGGCCCCGGAATTATCCAGATCATTCGGCTTAAGGCCTTAGATGAGGAGGTCAAGAAGCCCCTTTCTGCCGTCAAGGATGAAATCAGGCGAAAACTTTATCAGGAAAAGGTTGACCAGCGTTTCAAACAATGGCTTAAAGAGCTACGAAGTCAATCTTATATCGAGGTTCTCCTCTGA